A DNA window from Rhineura floridana isolate rRhiFlo1 chromosome 11, rRhiFlo1.hap2, whole genome shotgun sequence contains the following coding sequences:
- the EPGN gene encoding epigen, giving the protein MGSAHNIHSDGRGRAVGPTYLKSVQPCLEEHHNYCINGICIFLKELKVPTCRCLAGYSGERCEHLILNSYTQYSYEHYIAVGIGAGMLLMGIFAVIYCCVRKRCKKIMSSYKVCHEETTL; this is encoded by the exons ATGGGCAGTGCACACAACATTCACAGtgatggaagag GACGTGCAGTAGGTCCTACGTATCTGAAAAGTGTACAGCCCTGCCTTGAAGAGCACCACAACTATTGTATTAATGGCATCTGCATATTTCTTAAGGAACTCAAGGTGCCAACCTGCAG gTGCCTTGCAGGTTACAGTGGTGAAAGATGTGAACATTTGATATTAAACTCTTACACACAGTATTCCTATGAACATTACATTGCGGTTGGAATTGGTGCTGGAATGTTGCTAATGGGCATTTTTGCTGTGATCTACTGCTGCGTAAGAAAAAG GTGCAAGAAGATCATGTCTTCCTACAAAGTCTGCCATGAGGAGACAACCCTATGA